A region of the Arachis hypogaea cultivar Tifrunner chromosome 15, arahy.Tifrunner.gnm2.J5K5, whole genome shotgun sequence genome:
ttccataaccaataataaatcatacttccctgcaattccttgagagacgacccgaggtttaaatacttcggttataaattttattgggtttgctttagtgacaaccaaaatttttgtacgaaaggattctttgttggtttagaaactatacttacaacgggaatttatttgtgaatttctttactagcaagaatcctAATCGTCATCGGGCGTGACAAGGGTGGCTCAACcctacttatttgaataagtaacCACCTTCTGAAATATCTCCAACTATTTCTACTTTATCTAGAAGGTAGATCTCAACAAATTCTTAAGATAAAGGAAATGATTATCCACTgacaaaggtggaactactctaaaAAGGTGGTTATCTCTCCATTATAGATATACTAACCCACTCAAGTATATTCAGAATCCAATCTACTAAATCCCTGCTTAAaacccttactaacttaagtatcgatgtctcttgcaggtacccccacctcCTCATGAGTAACTCAGACGACGGCATCTCGGCACCAGCACAAGTCAGATGCTGCCTCATAAGGAGTCTGTACTTCACGTTCAGGTCCAAATTATCGTTTCAGGTAACCTTTGGACTAGTAATTAAGGAAAAATAGAgctctaattaaaattaaaatatgaattttttgagttttttaattttatttagtatcGAGTACGTATTCTCCGAATTAACATATAATTGTtaactttctttattttttaccttcatatttttgttttaaaaaataattttgttataaaaataatttttaaatcgaTATTCAATTATAAAgtatcaataataaaaattaaaagaatacataaaaacttaaaaatattgataagaaagttgattttttcttttaaatgtttttaactttaatatttatttattcattattttattaataagtaatttgtgaaaaaaattgcttacattaataaattttaatattaattaattgattcctttgatgtaaaattaattttagttttgattttttgtttcaattGATGTTTTCTATTGTTACATAGTATTAtaggaaatataaaaccaactATATGTATAAGAGAtactaaatttttctaaaatagtatAATAAGATAGTAATTTATTTCACgttgatattttataaaaattaattgttaatttaacaaaaaattaaataactaaaatagtacatttaataaaaatataattttgtgattttaaaattattgaaaatacaTTTTGAAAATTAAACCAACTAAtcatattcttattatttttaatacttaaaaataaATCTTCTTTTTACAAATTAATCACATTttctaaaatacaaaaaattaaaaataaaaattattttcaaaaaataaaaataaaaaacaaaaacagaaactATTTTTACAAGCCAATTAATTCCTAAaatctttctttaaaaaaaatccgATATATAACAGAGAAATTAAATGGTACTAAACTTTATATGGCAAGTTGGCAACAAACTAAGAAAGTattagctaaaaaaaaaaaaagccgcgAATGAAAGCAAAGGCAAAAATGGCGGAGGGCGCCAAAACAGATTCCCGGCAAGCAGAGGGCGCCAGAATAGATTCGAAAAAAAGACCGATTCacagaaaaacaataataataaagagtAGAAAAATATGGCAAAAGCAAAACCACCTTCGTGCCCATCATCAGCATCACCATTTGCCCCCTCTCCCTCACATTTCCCTTTCCGACATACACACACAACTGAAACAGCAATGGATCTTTCAGAGTTAGCAAAGAAGCTTTCACTCTCTGACTCTAAACTTGTCGTCCGCAAAGCCGCCGAGCTCCGTCGCCTCTCCGATGTTCTGTTTGATTCCTCCATCATCGGAGTCGTAAGCTCCATTCCATTTCAAtgtccattaaaaaaaaaaaatcaaatctgtaattttaattttaattttaattatttttttgcagGGAGAAGTTGCCAAAGCTCTCATCTGCTTGGAAATTGCCGCTACCAGGtaccttctttttatttatttatttattcactttGATTGATTCTGATTCGTGGGTTTATGGGTTTTTATAACGTGTGAGCGCGTGTACCAGACTCGGGGTTCTGTTCGATCGATCTTGTGCGGTGAGGCTCAGCGGCTTATCAGAAAAGGCTTACATCCGATGCTACAATTCACTCCACAACGGTCTAGGGGTCAAGTTCGTTTTTTCCCATCCTAatccctctttttctttttcccctttGGTTTTGTTCCTTTTTGGGTGAACACTAATTGAGTAATTTGTAATTATAGGATGAAGCTAGACGTAAGGGAATTGGCAATTCAGTTCGGATGCGTTCGGATTATCCCTTTGGTTCGGGAGGGGCTCAAGCTGTAAGTTCCTTGCTTTCCTAGCACCCGACaggtgtttgagaaaatgcttcTTAGATTAAATTGCAAATGGAAAACCAGTTTTTGTTACTTGTGGTTCAGTCTTTGTGCATGTTTGTGTTGACTAGTTGTTTCTTCTTTGCCTTAGTTACAAGGACCGGTTTACTGCTTCATTGCCAGCGTCTCGTCGTGCAAGTGCTGACTTTACTCGTCCTGTGTTTACCGCCGTTGCTTTTTATTTATGTGCAAAGAAACACATGGTAGCTTTCAAGTGATCTGTGGTGATTTAGAGCGTAGTATATCATGCTTTTTACAGATTTGGTTTAACATTTGTTATTGCTTCTTgtccttttcttttgttttgcagcTTAAAGTTGATAAGGTTAGGCTGATTGAGCTTTGTGGTACATCTGAATCTGAATTTTCTAATGTAAGTGATGTGTGATTATATGTTTTTATGATTAgcgttatatatataatatgtgtaTTAGCTTTTGTGTACGATGCCATTAATTATGGTTTGAGTTTTGATGTTGATGGCTCATGCAGGTTTCTACTACCATGAAGGACTTGTGTCATGATGTTTTTGGGGTTGCTAAAGAGAAGAAGGATCCGAGAGAAGTGAAGTCAAATCGAGGTACATCTCATTTATCTATGGTGATCTTGTATCATTTTGAGCAGCGGATTGATTGAAGACAGTTTGTTCGGCATTTACTTTTCTTCAGTTCTCTTCAAATAGTAAATTGCATAAGTAGTTACTTTGCTGCTTATCTCCCTTTCTGTGCAGAACTGCTTGATGTTTTACCTAGCAAAAGGAAACCTGAGGATGGTGGTTATTTGTCTGATGAAGGTCCAGATGTAATAATGAATAATCTCATTAGAGCTTAATTGagtgcctcctaaaccttaaacaaCTTGAACAAACACATCAATGTATCAAATGGAATGAGAATTGAAAttcatttgacaaatttaaaggCCTAAGAACATGTTTACTCAATTAAACTCAATTAGGAGAGAATTCACAAAAGCATGCATTCACAAGGATTAAGTGCAAGTTAAATTGATAAATTCTACTCTTTTCAACTcaaaaattgcaataaaatatggatttatcaatgAGTAAATAATTTCTCTTGGAGTTAATTTTGTTTCAAAGAGAGCTAGATTGCAAATTCTTCACCACTAATATGTATGGGTTGATCCTTGTAGAAATGCTTCCATTAAATCTAAGTTCAATGGGACACATCTATCATAGCTCACTGTCCATTACTTTGTATCCAATATTGCCTGGCTGTAATGTATGATTTAGTTATAGTTAGTAACTGCCTAATGCAACAGTTGAGCCATCATTAGTCATTACCAAAAGTAAATCCAAAGTCCAATTGTAGAACCATAGTATTCAACAGACTGGCTGGAgaattaattcaataataaaatctaataaagaGCTAAATTGATCACTTAGATATCTCACATTTTTCCGGTGTATATGCTTTCTCAAATTGGTCTGTGACAATATCTTAATTATATGAGCATCTGCCTATTCAGTAGCGGTCCCTCTTTATGGCATAGAGTCATTGTTAACTGCTTCTAATTACAATTCAATTATAGTATTTATAATGATTTGAAGTCATCTCATAATTATGGGTCGGTTAAATGCAAAGCCACTGTGTTATGACTTTTGATCTCTCGTCCTCTATAACCTCACTCCCCAATATTTTATTAGGATGGTATACATTTTCCTTTGCATTTAGCATAAatgattgaacattatgctgcaAAGTCAGCCATTCCAATTTCTTATGACTATTGAGGTCTTCACTTTTGTGCTGCTGAAGTTGAATATAAAATCTTTTGTACGTCCAGCTTTCAAGTTATAAGAGACGCAAACAAATGGAAAAGGGTGAATATGAGAAGTGGAAGTCTTCTGTGGTTGCATCCAACAAGCAAAACAAAACTGAAGGTATACATTGAAACATCTTTTTTAGTCCTTTCTTCCCCCAGGATTTCAGGATTTGAATCCTATAAAGTGAAGAGATTTGTAAAGTGATAATTGAGAGTAATCAACGTTAAAGTACTTGGTGAGAACTTGGAATGGAAGTATTGATGCAAGGGGTGTGTACCCTTTTACTTTATCACTTCATAAATTTTCTGTTTAGAGAATTGAAATCGCTTTTGAAACTCAGCTAAGACAACCCCATTGACCCTTTCCTTTCTCTAGCACCTTGCAAGCGAACCAAGCAGACTCGCCTTGACTTTCTCAAGGAATCCCCAGAGACCCAGGAGTTGGAGGCTGCGTGAGATCACTGAGATGCTATTGTCTTGTTTTATGACGATAGGTGACAAGGTTAACTATTGTTTGGGAACAGATGAACAAAGGTACCATTAACTGATTGCAACTCAAGACAGCTCTGGTTGATTTTGCCAGTGTTCATAATTTTTTAGTGTTACTCTGCAATTATTCAAGGATTAGTTGGCAAGAATTCTGTACAGACTCGACttaatattgtatttttattGGTATTTGGTTTCGAAAAATGTCTTTTATATCTTTCCATACGCGGATGCGGGGATATCAAGTATGTATATACATCTTTCTTGGCATATTTCATTGTTTTAAACCTGCCAGTATTGTCTCTGATACTAAACGATACAATTCAAGATCACGTTAACCTTCACATAATTCAAGTTTGATACTATACTACACATATGAACGTCATAGGAAGGTATGCATAACAATTTTCTAACTAATAAGTGACAGAAGTATTTTACTGTGTCGTGGAAATTTCAAAATTGGAGAAAAAAAGACATTGATAGATTTGAGTCAATGTCTCAAAACTTGGACAAACTACAAAGTCATTGATAAGCGGATAAATGTCGGTCAAGAATTACCAAAAAGTTTTCTTCCAAATCAAGTCGCACAGTATAGTTTCAACAGACAAGATTTTTGCTAATTAGAGTTAAAATGTATGttgcaaataaaattaataaccggaAGTAAAATTTCGGGTCGTTTTCCCTAGGAGTTGACACAAGATGCAATTTATTAGTTAGGATTTTCTGGAGATTTTCGAAGttgagaacaagaaaaataataacTAGAAATTAGAGCAATAGATAACTAGCAAGAGTGATGGTAAAGGATCATTGACTAGATTTTATATCCTCATTGTCCTTCCCAAGTGTGATGGTAAAGGATCATTGCTCTCATTTAGTTattctctaacaattgaaggaaagtcaaatgaacaCAACTAAACTTtagctcacaagtcctagtcacttcatAGAGAAGAATTAGAGTTGGTGAGTTTCAAGCTAATTAGCAATCTTCAATTACTAATCAACACTTGAATATAACAATTCAAGTGCCTTCCATTACTCAACCCCAAATCAAGCAAGGAAATTGTTACGGACTGCCGAGTCCAGCCCACTAGCCGCCAGGTCAGGGCGCCACCCCTGACCCAGGTCCAAGGCACCTCTCACAAAAGAGAGTCCGACGAGTCGGTCCCTTGAACGCCCGACCCAGGATATACCCGACTTAACCATCCGCACGGCCCAGGACACCGGTCGGGCCAGTACCTTCGGATCACGACCTGAAGCCCCGACCCGAGGTTCAGAACGACCTGTCCCTCCCACGTGGATTAAGACAGCACATGGAAGCTTCTTGGGCAGTGGGCTAGGTCATTTTTAGGGCCCGTCCTGCACAGTATAAAAGGGGAAAGGTCAGCTCTCCCCCCGAGGTACGTAATACCCTTACCTAATTCGGCTACCACATCGTACGGACACTGACTTGATCGtcagagtgtccttgcaggtggccacccCCCGTGCTCCACTCTGCCTCCAGCGTCATCAGCGCGCATCAGTCCTCACTCCACGTCAGCTCAGGGTCTCATCCTCTCCTCTACTCATCACCACCCGATCCGTCGAGTACCGAGATCCTCAGGTATCGAACAGAAATCTACTCCATGATCATGGgtgacattttctcaaacacttggtaagcaaaGATAAAAGACATGATAAAAACTAGGAAAATAATTCAATTCAAGTTACCACTAACAATAATCAATAATAGTAAAACAAGCAATAATAATGGATATAAAAAGAACTCAATGCATTAACAAAATTCAAAAGTAACAAGATCCAAACGTGAATTCAAGATAACCAAATTGAAAAGAGtactaaaggaattaaagaagaaaactagAAGGAAAGTAACTAGAAATGAAGGTAGCAATAGTTTCTCTCAAGATTCAATTGAAGGTAAACTAAGAAAACCAAAACCCTAGAGAGAAGTAGGAGTTTCTCTCCCtagaattttaaaaactaattgaaAAACTAAAGCTAAAGTGAGTGTGTCTGTCCCAGCTCCATTCCCAGCGTATTGTCTTCATTTtcaggcttgaaactgggccaaaatcagcccagaaatcgcccccagcgaattcccTTAATTGCAGCACGTGGCGCTCGTCACGCgtaagccgggaacaaagaatcgagcatcgaaccctcaccagaagtgtatacactctaatcactctagtgtttgagggtcgattctctcggttctctactaatcctattttctaaggcttgctcttcttctaccaataaaaaaaaaatttaatgcatgaatacacatattaagaggtcttttcaagggttgtaatggggttaggatcaaggtaggaatgtatttggttaagtggactagaatccgaatccttgattaacctaaacttcccacctaacctaagacaCTCCACGTAATTAcaatacaaaacctaactatccattgaCTATCTTTTctcaaattcatatttttggtgttaaattcatatttttggattccactttgagtttgtgtgtttttgtaccATTTCAGGTGTTTtcaggctgaaattgaggagttagagcaaaagtctgattcagagacagaaaaagcactacagatgctatccagatctgacctccttgcactcgaaagagattttatggagctacagaagtccaaatggagcactctcaatggctatggaaagctgacttccagagctttccagcaatttataatagtccatattttgcttcagattagaaggcccaaaactggcgttcaacgccatcctcgtgccccctttctggcgtccagtgcccaaGGAGCAAAGctcagcgtccaaacgcccaaagaggtttccctagctggcattccacaCCCAAAAGacctcatagcacatggatctcattaaagctcaacccaaacactgatcaagtgggtcccagaagtggattttagcaccaaaaagactgttttacccttactagtcattagtttagtatttaagggatttaatttatgttattcgaACACTTTTACACCACTTTaccatatttttgaattcatcaTTGTATTTctcatcagtatgagtttctaaacctcctaagttgaggggagaagccctgctgagtcctatgaattaataaaagtattaccgtttcttcttcgatccatgtttcttcttcattatagtggataGGATGATCgaacaatcagctctgttcatcacattaagatgaacatgcttgacaaacacccgcgtctacttgggttcgtgtgaatacttcagtggaaagcacacaccaccagcttgaatcatacatctctcagacagctaatccacgactttgttggggacttctgacaccagttcagccga
Encoded here:
- the LOC112750360 gene encoding origin of replication complex subunit 6; protein product: MAKAKPPSCPSSASPFAPSPSHFPFRHTHTTETAMDLSELAKKLSLSDSKLVVRKAAELRRLSDVLFDSSIIGVGEVAKALICLEIAATRLGVLFDRSCAVRLSGLSEKAYIRCYNSLHNGLGVKMKLDVRELAIQFGCVRIIPLVREGLKLYKDRFTASLPASRRASADFTRPVFTAVAFYLCAKKHMLKVDKVRLIELCGTSESEFSNVSTTMKDLCHDVFGVAKEKKDPREVKSNRELLDVLPSKRKPEDGGYLSDEGPDLSSYKRRKQMEKGEYEKWKSSVVASNKQNKTEAPCKRTKQTRLDFLKESPETQELEAA